A single Lolium perenne isolate Kyuss_39 chromosome 6, Kyuss_2.0, whole genome shotgun sequence DNA region contains:
- the LOC139832572 gene encoding uncharacterized protein, whose product MARDRSWMDRDRGSVEWQAGMKEFLDFAFDGADEDTSVPCPCRKCVNICPKKRRDVHLDLLHHGMDPTYTRWIYHGEESDEESMSQGSGNEEAGNDDSAVRDMLNTLIRGSNVGSNTTDEEEGADANHGDASGSGEHDQEPNSAAKAFFNLLKDAEKELYPGCKEVTKLSFIVKLYQIKCLCGLSNKACDLILQLFSEVLPKGHCIPNTLAKVQKVIRDLGLDYQKIDACVNDCVLFRKEYAQLESCPICNASRWKTALGNDPNEAPPSRKEKKPVPQKVLRYFPLTPRLQRLFMTEATSSYMQWHKKDRVDDKTMRHPADSLAWKHVDNLYSDTFAKDARNVRLGLASDGFNPFGLMSISHTTWPVILIPYNLPPCLCMKQPYWIMSMIIPGPKSAGNNIDVYLQPLIDELKDLWVNGANTYDAAEKKDFQMYACLLWTINDFPAYAMLCGWSTKGKLACPYCHKYTDYLWLKFGRKHCYMGHRRFLPRNHKWRRNKSLFNNKTEHRDAPVPL is encoded by the coding sequence ATGGCGAGAGATAGGAGTTGGATGGATAGGGATAGGGGTTCTGTAGAGTGGCAGGCTGGCATGAAGGAATTCCTAGATTTTGCTTTTGACGGTGCTGATGAGGACACTTCTGTCCCATGCCCGTGTAGGAAATGTGTCAACATCTGTCCcaaaaaaaggagggatgttcaCCTTGACTTGCTACACCATGGGATGGATCCTACGTATACTCGTTGGATATACCATGGTGAAGAATCTGATGAGGAAAGCATGTCCCAAGGATCTGGTAATGAAGAGGCGGGAAATGATGATTCTGCTGTTCGTGATATGCTCAATACACTTATAAGGGGAAGCAACGTAGGAAGTAACACAACTGATGAAGAGGAGGGTGCTGATGCTAATCATGGAGATGCTTCGGGCAGTGGTGAACACGACCAGGAGCCAAATTCAGCTGCCAAGGCCTTCTTTAATTTATTAAAGGATGCCGAAAAAGAGTTGTACCCTGGCTGCAAGGAGGTCACAAAGCTGTCGTTCATTGTGAAGTTATACCAAATCAAGTGCTTGTGTGGGTTGAGCAATAAAGCATGTGATTTAATACTGCAGTTATTCTCCGAGGTGCTTCCAAAGGGCCACTGCATTCCAAATACTTTAGCAAAAGTTCAGAAGGTTATCCGAGATCTTGGGCTCGACTACCAGAAGATAGATGCATGTGTTAATGATTGTGTGCTATTCCGCAAAGAGTATGCTCAATTGGAGAGTTGTCCTATCTGTAATGCGTCTAGATGGAAAACCGCTCTTGGCAATGACCCAAATGAGGCACCACCAAGTCGTAAAGAAAAGAAGCCGGTgcctcagaaagttctgcgatattTCCCCCTTACTCCACGGTTGCAAAGGCTATTTATGACAGAAGCCACATCATCATATATGCAATGGCATAAGAAGGACCGTGTGGATGATAAGACAATGAGGCATCCTGCAGATTCTTTGGCATGGAAGCATGTTGATAATCTGTATTCTGATACATTCGCAAAAGATGCTCGCAATGTTAGACTTGGGCTTGCTTCTGATGGATTTAATCCGTTTGGGCTGATGAGCATATCACACACAACCTGGCCTGTGATCCTTATCCCATATAACTTGCCTCCATGCTTGTGCATGAAACAACCATATTGGATAATGTCAATGATAATTCCAGGACCAAAGTCAGCAGGAAATAACATCGATGTTTACTTGCAGCCTTTGATAGATGAACTGAAGGATCTGTGGGTTAATGGTGCTAATACATATGATGCCGCGGAGAAGAAAGATTTCCAGATGTATGCATGTCTCCTATGGACGATTAATGACTTCCCAGCTTATGCAATGCTATGTGGTTGGAGcacaaaaggcaagttagcatgcCCTTATTGCCACAAATATACAGATTATTTATGGCTGAAATTTGGTCGTAAACACTGCTACATGGGACACCGTCGTTTTCTGCCTAGAAACCACAAGTGGCGTCGAAACAAGAGTTTGTTCAACAACAAGACAGAACATAGAGATGCTCCAGTGCCTCTTTGA
- the LOC127306738 gene encoding uncharacterized protein: protein MARHAKTDSDVTSLAPSSPPRSPRRPSYYVLSPAASHPDVVASGGGIGAAGGATAEKMSLAGSTPAESPLHYGFHHSGGAAATHHSRESSTGRLLFSDQLRSGGPAGAVPWRRLGHGSGAGSVGDDDDDEDGGRAGSPSPWRCYALAALAFVAVFAFFLLVLWGASKSYKPHVEVKSVVFESYHIQGGTDRTGVPTRMMSVNATVRLRFRNRGTFFGLHVTATPFHLYFDDLTVAAGNMKEFYQARRSGRVVTVSVVGRQVPLYGAGADLHSKPNNGRLGPAVVPVRLAFLLRARAHILGALLRSKFYRRVGCRLDVREAHLGRPVRGVAADCEYHDGR from the exons ATGGCACGGCACGCCAAGACGGACTCCGACGTGACGAGCCTGGCGCCGTCGTCCCCGCCGCGGTCGCCGCGCCGCCCTTCCTACTACGTGCTCAGCCCCGCCGCCTCCCACCCGGATGTCGTGGCCTCCGGCGGCGGCATCGGCGCCGCCGGCGGCGCCACGGCCGAGAAGATGTCGCTCGCGGGGTCCACCCCGGCCGAGTCCCCGCTCCACTACGGCTTCCACCACTCGGGCGGCGCCGCCGCGACGCACCACTCCCGCGAGTCCTCCACCGGCCGCCTCCTCTTCTCCGACCAGCTCCGCTCGGGCGGGCCCGCGGGGGCCGTGCCCTGGCGCCGCCTCGGCCACGGCAGCGGCGCCGGGAGCGTcggggacgacgacgacgacgaggacgggGGCCGCGCCGGGTCGCCGTCGCCCTGGCGGTGCTACGCGCTGGCGGCGCTCGCGTTCGTCGCCGTCTTCGCCTTCTTCCTGCTGGTGCTCTGGGGCGCCAGCAAGTCCTACAAGCCACACGTCGAGGTCAAG AGCGTGGTGTTCGAGTCGTACCACATCCAGGGCGGCACGGACCGGACGGGCGTCCCTACCAGGATGATGTCCGTCAACGCCACGGTCAGGCTGCGGTTCCGCAACCGGGGCACCTTCTTCGGCCTCCACGTCACCGCCACGCCCTTCCACCTCTACTTCGACGACCTCACCGTCGCCGCCGGAAAC ATGAAGGAGTTCTACCAGGCACGGCGGAGCGGCCGCGTGGTGACGGTGTCCGTGGTGGGGAGGCAGGTCCCGCtctacggcgccggcgccgaCCTGCACAGCAAGCCCAACAACGGCCGCCTCGGCCCCGCCGTCGTGCCCGTCAGGCTCGCCTTCCTGCTCCGCGCGCGCGCGCACATCCTCGGCGCCCTCCTCCGCTCCAAGTTCTACCGCCGCGTCGGCTGCCGCCTCGACGTGCGCGAGGCACACCTCGGCAGGCCCGTGCGCGGCGTCGCCGCCGACTGCGAGTACCACGACGGGAGGTGA